One genomic region from Haloprofundus salinisoli encodes:
- a CDS encoding ATP-dependent DNA helicase, giving the protein MTWREVFGHDEPYPEQADGIDTAVETADDGGFTVIEGACGTGKTMLALTAGIDRVRDPDSPYERVVVLTSVKQQLRQFEDDLWTINANLPDEWRPVSGLTLVGKSDVCPYSRERVAGVDDSNVYERCEGLRERTRNLASESGPTTASALAGEARRAQTGLADTGASGPSYLQTASEPTPYLPEMPEHGDTEFCPFYAQFLDDLPEDGDPVEAVPFDFEDAGVLEPADLVSLSAGFGTCPHSTMGAVLPHVEVVLGNYYHAFDPTTVATFTGTLVDETTFLVCDEAHMLEPRVRDLVSSGVGDRSLRDAENELTRVIQPVEFDDAGRETRGSTADADLVRGELKKSDVTLRELKETREFLRDLREELDRRVVAHLDSELPDWRADLTRLDDAEIPLRDPEAPAVDEISEWAEEASYDGGTWVRAETVGAVVGRILNSAEEDDKRRAAPGVGRVLGEWYRCDHERYFRELELERTWDEMEPPDSWRRAYNARLALYNCVPSDAIGDRLAEFGGGVLMSATLAPMDIFRTVSGLDALAESGRPVEERTYGLTFPEENRASFAVDAPKFTYANRGAPDEENPTRQAYEDAVSEVAQSPGNVLVGMPSYGEAEWMAGVLERRVDKPVLLDESSDDGTTESLKAEFFGGEGKVLVTSLRGTLTEGVDYRGDRLSAAVVCGVPLVNTSSPRTKAVKTAYDREFGDVPADEASGGTRGASTSRSGFETALTVPAVRKARQAIGRVIRGDDEVGVRVFVDARYARESWNGVREYFPEYEREEFQPVSPDMLGFGLERFWSGR; this is encoded by the coding sequence GCGGCTTCACCGTCATCGAGGGTGCCTGCGGGACTGGCAAGACGATGCTCGCGTTGACCGCCGGCATCGACCGGGTGCGCGACCCCGACTCGCCGTACGAGCGCGTCGTCGTCCTGACCAGCGTCAAACAGCAGCTCCGGCAGTTCGAAGACGACCTCTGGACCATCAACGCGAACCTCCCCGACGAGTGGCGACCGGTCTCGGGACTGACGCTCGTCGGCAAGTCCGACGTCTGCCCCTATAGCAGAGAACGCGTCGCGGGCGTCGACGACTCGAACGTCTACGAGCGCTGCGAAGGGCTCCGCGAACGGACCAGAAACCTCGCCAGCGAGAGCGGGCCGACCACCGCGTCGGCGTTGGCGGGCGAGGCGCGCCGCGCCCAGACCGGCCTCGCCGACACCGGCGCGAGTGGTCCCTCCTACCTCCAAACGGCGAGCGAGCCGACGCCGTATCTCCCCGAGATGCCGGAACACGGCGACACCGAGTTCTGTCCCTTCTACGCGCAGTTTCTCGACGACCTGCCCGAGGACGGCGACCCGGTCGAGGCGGTACCGTTCGACTTCGAGGACGCAGGAGTACTGGAACCGGCCGACCTCGTCTCGCTCTCGGCCGGCTTCGGCACCTGCCCGCACTCGACGATGGGCGCGGTGCTTCCCCACGTGGAGGTCGTCCTCGGCAACTACTACCACGCGTTCGACCCGACGACGGTGGCGACGTTTACGGGCACTCTAGTCGACGAGACGACGTTTCTCGTCTGCGACGAGGCGCACATGCTCGAACCGCGCGTCCGCGACCTCGTCAGTTCGGGCGTCGGCGACCGGAGCCTCCGCGACGCCGAGAACGAACTGACGCGCGTCATCCAACCCGTCGAGTTCGACGACGCGGGCAGGGAGACACGCGGGTCGACGGCCGACGCCGACCTCGTCCGCGGCGAACTGAAGAAGAGCGACGTGACCCTCCGCGAACTGAAGGAGACGCGTGAGTTCCTCCGCGACCTTCGCGAGGAACTCGACCGCCGCGTCGTCGCCCACCTCGACAGCGAGCTCCCGGATTGGAGAGCGGATCTCACGAGGCTCGACGACGCCGAAATCCCGCTCAGAGACCCCGAAGCGCCCGCGGTCGACGAGATAAGCGAGTGGGCCGAGGAGGCCAGCTACGACGGCGGGACGTGGGTCCGCGCCGAGACCGTCGGTGCCGTCGTCGGCCGCATCCTCAACTCGGCCGAGGAGGACGACAAGCGCCGGGCCGCGCCGGGCGTCGGTCGCGTGCTCGGCGAGTGGTATCGCTGCGACCACGAGCGCTACTTCCGCGAACTCGAACTGGAGCGGACGTGGGACGAGATGGAACCGCCGGACTCGTGGCGTCGCGCGTACAACGCGCGCCTCGCACTGTACAACTGCGTCCCCTCAGACGCCATCGGTGACCGGCTCGCGGAGTTCGGCGGCGGTGTCCTGATGAGCGCCACGCTCGCACCGATGGATATCTTCCGGACCGTCTCCGGCCTCGACGCGCTCGCCGAATCGGGTCGCCCGGTCGAAGAGCGGACCTACGGGCTGACGTTCCCCGAGGAGAACCGCGCGAGTTTCGCCGTCGACGCGCCGAAGTTCACCTACGCGAACCGCGGCGCGCCCGACGAGGAGAACCCGACGCGGCAGGCGTACGAGGACGCCGTCTCGGAAGTTGCGCAATCGCCGGGCAACGTCCTCGTCGGGATGCCGAGTTACGGCGAGGCCGAGTGGATGGCCGGGGTGCTCGAACGCCGCGTCGACAAACCCGTTCTCCTCGACGAATCGAGCGACGACGGAACGACCGAGTCGTTGAAGGCGGAGTTCTTCGGCGGCGAGGGGAAGGTGCTCGTCACGAGCCTCCGCGGAACCTTGACCGAGGGCGTCGACTACCGCGGAGATCGCCTCTCGGCGGCGGTCGTCTGCGGCGTCCCGCTCGTCAACACGTCGAGTCCGCGGACGAAGGCGGTGAAGACGGCGTACGACCGCGAGTTCGGAGACGTTCCCGCGGACGAAGCGAGTGGTGGCACGCGAGGCGCGTCGACGTCCCGCTCTGGGTTCGAGACGGCGCTGACGGTGCCGGCGGTCAGAAAGGCGCGGCAGGCGATCGGCCGCGTCATCCGCGGCGACGACGAGGTCGGGGTACGCGTCTTCGTCGACGCCCGCTACGCTCGCGAGTCGTGGAACGGCGTACGCGAATACTTCCCCGAGTACGAACGCGAGGAGTTCCAGCCGGTGAGTCCGGACATGCTCGGGTTCGGATTGGAGCGGTTCTGGTCGGGTCGGTGA